The window AAGATGGGAACAGCCGTTGCCGAAACGTTACGCCATAAATAAATCGTAAATCTGTtgcttacatttttattaattccgaAACTTTAGCACCTTGTAGCATATTTTCGGTCAGAAAGagtataattttgaaattgcaTTTGTAAGCATGTATTCTAACTATTTATTTAAGTCACATAATAAAAACTTACAATGTGATCAAGTCCTTCCTGAACCGTATGGTCCCTTGAATAAACCAAACTGACTTTTGTGCCTTGTACAGCAACTGGGCTCTTTTTGGAAATTTCCTTTGCTATTCCAATAACACCTTCAATCATACTGCAAACAAAACCTTTAAATAACAAACATTATTGAGACAACAAACAAACCTCGCTTTATCTTCAAAAACTCTAGAAACAAGTCCTGATCCTAACGCCTCTGCTGCAGGCATTTTTCGTGCTGTGTAACACAACTCTCTTACTAAACTATCTGAACCAATAATTTTCGGCAATCTTTGGAGGGTTCCCACATCAGCAGCCATACCAATATCGacctttgaaatttttaaaaatacataataattatacagggttagtctgccagaaatatatttttactgaaacattttaaaaacttataatcaaatacttaatttttttctcaatgcgtgtgatttttttcaatattcttATACAATTCCCTACAATCAAAACTAAGTAATTGTGAcgctgaaaaaatattgttttaactACTTCTAATAACATGCTGAAACAATAAAAGATACTTGAATGTTGTTCCTAAAGAAGTTTATTCGTTGtatattagtattaatatcgTGATTAAATTAACATTTACCAAGTAAACAccaatttaattcaaattggTTTAATTAGTAACTAGGTGTAATTTACTTTGCAATGAATTTGCGACAATTTCCTACGTactttttgtacaaaacattttataaaaaaataagcgaCATGTTTGAGATTGTCATTAGTCATAAAAAATCAGCTAATCAGCAACTgtacattgtaaaaaaaatctgaaaaaattcgcatgcatagagaaaaatataaagcacTTAaaagcaaacgctgaattctgtacgattattagtttttgagagacagtaaaaatatagttttttttgcataaatacaaagttttttttaaacctacTTCTTTAACTTGGAACCACGAATCTTTAGTGCAGTACCGCATGTCTGCTGCGGCAATTAAATCAACACCACCTCCCACACAAGCCAAATGGATAGCAGCTAAGATAggttttttacataattctaGTGCTGAGATTGATTTCTGATAGGTGGTAATCAACTGGTAAAGAATTTTAGATTTGCGTGCCACGTCTTCTTGTTCTGCTAACTGTGGCGCCAGCGTCAACATATCTTGAAAATCCAAACCTACGtatttttatgtaaacaaaaaaacttcgCTTAATCGGGTTTAAATAATGTTACCAGCTGTGAATATTTTTCCTGCTCCTGATAAAACAATCACTCGACAGTTTTCGTCAGTGTTTAGATTCTCAAAACATTGTCCAATGTCcctttattacaaaaaaaacttggtaattaatgataattattattgaagttGTATACTTACAACCACATGGTTTTGTTCATAGCGTTTAGTTGATCGGGACGATTAAGTTCCACATGGTAAACAAATTCTGAAGGCACTGTTACAGATAAGGTTTCATAAGAAGCCTGATGAGACATTTTGGCGAtgctttttacaaaattagtgCCTCCTGAACCTAGATTTAAATacttaacaataatatttgTGCCCAGATATACACTTACAGTTATTGAATTGTGGCAAGATGGTATTGGTGGCCCTTTTGGCAATTAAAGACAACATAATTAAGAATTATGCCCAAGTCTGTTTTTTTGCATAAACAATGTTAAATAATTAGTCAAAACAGATAGATAAGGAGTATGATGGTGCAGAATACAAACTTTACGATAACAAAACGTGTAAAAATACAGTTTCAAGTTTAACAAAACATTATaaatgataaataataattgagaCAGGTTTTTAGTTTACACGCTTTGTACAATACAATATAGCGATACATACCTTATAAAccttataaaatataacgatTTTTCCCAAATTATGATACgaaacttgcaaaaattaaaaacacagcAAATAAATAAGCAAAACCATTAAACCTACTACCAAGTGACCTTTGTACTACTACTCAGTGGTTATTAGAACTATTTTGCACACTTTATGCACTACTAAAGACCCATTCACACGAATTAGGGCCTCTGATTGTTTAAGAGATATCGCGAAATGTTCCCATTTgagatataaaataaatacagtaaGCAATTGTTAAATCGTTCACGACTACTAAGAACacgtagaaaaatatttaggaACCCAAATGTGTTTCGATAATTCATTCGTGTGAAACCACCTCTGTGTGAGCTGTAGCTAGTAGTTCAAAAATCTTGCACGTGTGTGACAGCATAaccttcaaaaattttgaattcaatttccaaaaatgacCACTGCCACTGATAAGGGAAGTGTTTTGTGTTACAAGggcagcaatttttttcgccAGAGGTTGGTTTTATCGATTTTGAGCGGTAAACCGGTCCGCATAACCCACATTCGAGTGTTGGAGGATGAGCCAGGTTTAAGAGAATTTGAAGTGAATTTAATTCGTCTTCTGGATAAAATTACAAACGGTTCTGTTATTGAATTAAATGAAACAGGGACAGCGGTGTATTTCCAACCTGGGTTACTGTACGGAGGTACGGTACAACATGAGTGTTCAACTCAGAGAGGGGTTGGTAAGAAGTTTATCCTCAATTTTGAACTTaggttattaattaataatgttgttggGTAGGTTATTACTTGGAAGCTTTGGTTATGCTTGGTTTATTTTGTAAGCAACCCTTAAATGCTACTCTACAAGGCGtcacaaataataatattgatcCCTCCGTTGATTTAATAAGGACGTCTGCGTTAAGTACGttgaaaaagtttttcttGGATGATGAGGGACTTGATGTGAAGATTTCCAAGAGAGGTAGGgatagttatttttatttgtaccatgtggtcaaaaaaattatcgtctAGGAGGCTATGTAACATTTCTTCTCAGCCTTCTAGACGATACATTTTCTCGTTCATATTCATTTGATATAACTGTACAAGGcaataaagttatattttttatcatgaATATGGAGTTGTAACCATATATAATTATAATCTCCGAACTCAATACGATTTTTCcgcttttgtttttttaatgagagCTAGAGTCTAAACCTACAGTACCATATGTTTTATACatataacatttaaaaatatttgttgctatgtaattttttccttaatttatattaacaattttgtgaaaaaaaagaaaaattattcatttattacGTAGGTATAATTATCTCAACATAACTtctgcaaaattaaatttttttttttgacaaaaaaagcaaaaaatatgagtgttatttaagttatttatatttggtaaaaaagttgacaaaaaactaaaaaaaaagatttagcGTCCAATGATTTGTTTCAAATCTTTCTTTTTGAAGGCAACGCCAAAATGAGTGTCACGTGCTtctttctttaattaatttcttaagAAAAATGCGATATctagttgttaaaagtcaatttttccaaaaaaattatttggtcaAAAGTTTTCTGTgtataaatatgtaaaaagTTTGGCATTTGCCCAGACGGTACAAATTTTGTTCTTCACACGAAAtaagaaaatgattttttagaaaagttttCAGTTATACATATATGATTTTTCAACAAACGCTATGAATGTGTAGTTGATAGCAAAACTAAACATTTCaagaaaaacaaacttttatacaaaaaattatgaaaaattgaGATATTTTCATGCTAAAACAGTGTCTAAATTcacattatctttttttaaaaaaaaagagttatAAAATTCGCttactttttgttattaattagaTAAACAAGGAATTCCACGTTTTACC of the Tribolium castaneum strain GA2 chromosome 1, icTriCast1.1, whole genome shotgun sequence genome contains:
- the LOC656420 gene encoding delta(3,5)-Delta(2,4)-dienoyl-CoA isomerase, mitochondrial isoform X3, with translation MSHQASYETLSVTVPSEFVYHVELNRPDQLNAMNKTMWLDIGQCFENLNTDENCRVIVLSGAGKIFTAGLDFQDMLTLAPQLAEQEDVARKSKILYQLITTYQKSISALELCKKPILAAIHLACVGGGVDLIAAADMRYCTKDSWFQVKEVDIGMAADVGTLQRLPKIIGSDSLVRELCYTARKMPAAEALGSGLVSRVFEDKASMIEGVIGIAKEISKKSPVAVQGTKVSLVYSRDHTVQEGLDHIALWNQLMLQSEDFTTATVAQATKQKDTVFAKL
- the LOC656420 gene encoding delta(3,5)-Delta(2,4)-dienoyl-CoA isomerase, mitochondrial isoform X1, encoding MLSLIAKRATNTILPQFNNCSGGTNFVKSIAKMSHQASYETLSVTVPSEFVYHVELNRPDQLNAMNKTMWLDIGQCFENLNTDENCRVIVLSGAGKIFTAGLDFQDMLTLAPQLAEQEDVARKSKILYQLITTYQKSISALELCKKPILAAIHLACVGGGVDLIAAADMRYCTKDSWFQVKEVDIGMAADVGTLQRLPKIIGSDSLVRELCYTARKMPAAEALGSGLVSRVFEDKASMIEGVIGIAKEISKKSPVAVQGTKVSLVYSRDHTVQEGLDHIALWNQLMLQSEDFTTATVAQATKQKDTVFAKL
- the LOC656420 gene encoding delta(3,5)-Delta(2,4)-dienoyl-CoA isomerase, mitochondrial isoform X2 — translated: MLSLIAKRATNTILPQFNNCTNFVKSIAKMSHQASYETLSVTVPSEFVYHVELNRPDQLNAMNKTMWLDIGQCFENLNTDENCRVIVLSGAGKIFTAGLDFQDMLTLAPQLAEQEDVARKSKILYQLITTYQKSISALELCKKPILAAIHLACVGGGVDLIAAADMRYCTKDSWFQVKEVDIGMAADVGTLQRLPKIIGSDSLVRELCYTARKMPAAEALGSGLVSRVFEDKASMIEGVIGIAKEISKKSPVAVQGTKVSLVYSRDHTVQEGLDHIALWNQLMLQSEDFTTATVAQATKQKDTVFAKL